The Agromyces sp. LHK192 genome includes a window with the following:
- a CDS encoding NADP-dependent oxidoreductase: protein MSRAVRFSTHGGPEVLEVVEVPKPEPGDGEVLVEVFAAGLSPVDSVVRRGSHPERWPVELPAGVGQEIAGVVAAVGPGSVAFAKGDEVMGYVDGGAQATHVVARATDLVQRPAGVSWEVAGSLHIAGTTAWSAVEGLGLGAADTVVITAAAGGVGCLAAQFARLRGAMVLGTSADARFDFLRQFGVIPLAYGPGLVERARLAAGGRPITAFLDFLGGEVDAAIELGVPAPRVLTTLDWDAVAERGAVLVEPGDSILLARVARQVADRRVRLPIADIFPLDDIVDAYRALDRRDAPGKIVLGLRTVDYPGQRVREPAIKEQDVTLGVATPHDHMDVEEQVPAAIGDGSVRRRHRAGHEPD, encoded by the coding sequence ATGTCACGAGCGGTCAGATTCTCCACCCACGGTGGTCCCGAGGTCCTCGAGGTCGTCGAGGTGCCGAAACCCGAACCGGGTGACGGCGAGGTCCTCGTCGAGGTCTTCGCGGCAGGGCTGAGCCCGGTCGACTCGGTCGTCCGGCGCGGGTCCCATCCCGAGCGATGGCCGGTCGAACTGCCCGCGGGTGTCGGCCAGGAGATCGCAGGCGTCGTCGCAGCGGTCGGCCCGGGGTCGGTCGCGTTCGCGAAGGGCGACGAGGTCATGGGCTACGTCGACGGCGGCGCACAGGCGACGCACGTCGTCGCGCGCGCGACGGATCTCGTGCAGCGGCCGGCGGGAGTCTCGTGGGAGGTCGCCGGCTCGCTGCACATCGCCGGCACGACCGCCTGGTCGGCCGTCGAGGGCCTCGGGCTGGGCGCAGCGGACACCGTCGTCATCACGGCGGCCGCCGGTGGAGTCGGATGCCTCGCCGCGCAGTTCGCGCGCCTGCGCGGCGCCATGGTCCTCGGCACGAGCGCCGACGCCAGGTTCGACTTCCTCCGCCAGTTCGGCGTGATCCCGCTGGCCTACGGGCCGGGGCTGGTCGAGCGCGCGCGACTGGCCGCGGGAGGGCGCCCGATCACCGCGTTCCTCGACTTCCTCGGCGGGGAGGTCGACGCGGCGATCGAGCTCGGCGTGCCCGCGCCGCGCGTCCTCACCACCCTCGACTGGGACGCCGTCGCCGAGCGCGGCGCGGTGCTCGTGGAACCGGGCGACTCGATCCTGCTCGCGCGCGTCGCCAGGCAGGTCGCCGACCGTCGCGTGCGACTGCCGATCGCCGACATCTTCCCCCTCGACGACATCGTCGACGCGTACCGTGCGCTCGACCGGCGCGATGCGCCCGGCAAGATCGTGCTCGGCCTGCGCACGGTCGACTACCCCGGCCAGCGCGTGCGCGAACCCGCGATCAAGGAGCAGGACGTCACGCTCGGCGTCGCGACCCCGCACGACCACATGGACGTCGAGGAGCAGGTGCCGGCCGCGATCGGCGACGGCAGCGTGCGCCGACGGCACCGCGCAGGGCACGAGCCGGACTGA
- the rsmI gene encoding 16S rRNA (cytidine(1402)-2'-O)-methyltransferase, whose product MIILAATPIGNLGDASARLREALEQARVVASEDTRVTQRLLAGLGIANRPRLIALHEHNERQKADEIVELARDEDLLLLTDAGMPTVSDPGFPLVQAAVAAGVDVTVLPGPSAVITALAVSGLPTDRFAFEGFLPRKAGERSRRLAELAGDRRTLVLFEAPTRLAASLAALAEAFGPQRPAAVCRELTKLHEEVRRGPLAELAAWAEEGVRGEICVVVGGGAAEASDPDDALRRVLELAASGTRLKDAAALVAAETGLSRRDLYEGALDARRG is encoded by the coding sequence ATGATCATCCTCGCCGCGACCCCCATCGGCAACCTCGGCGACGCGTCGGCGCGGCTGCGCGAGGCGCTCGAGCAGGCGCGCGTCGTGGCATCCGAGGACACGCGCGTCACCCAGCGCCTCCTCGCCGGACTCGGCATCGCCAACCGGCCCCGACTCATCGCGCTGCACGAGCACAACGAACGGCAGAAGGCTGACGAGATCGTCGAACTCGCCCGCGACGAGGACCTGCTGCTGCTGACCGACGCGGGCATGCCGACCGTCTCCGATCCGGGGTTCCCGCTCGTGCAGGCGGCGGTCGCCGCCGGCGTCGACGTCACGGTGCTGCCCGGGCCGAGCGCGGTGATCACGGCGCTCGCCGTCTCGGGATTGCCGACCGACCGGTTCGCGTTCGAGGGATTCCTGCCGCGCAAGGCGGGGGAGCGGTCGCGACGGCTCGCCGAACTCGCCGGCGACCGGCGCACGCTCGTGCTCTTCGAGGCGCCGACCCGGCTCGCCGCGAGCCTCGCCGCGCTCGCCGAGGCGTTCGGGCCGCAGCGTCCCGCGGCGGTCTGCCGCGAGTTGACGAAGCTGCACGAGGAGGTGCGCCGGGGTCCGCTCGCCGAACTCGCGGCCTGGGCCGAGGAGGGCGTGCGAGGGGAGATCTGCGTCGTCGTCGGCGGGGGGGCGGCAGAGGCATCCGACCCCGACGACGCGCTGCGGCGCGTGCTGGAGCTCGCGGCCTCCGGAACCCGGCTGAAGGACGCGGCGGCGCTGGTCGCCGCGGAGACCGGGCTCAGTCGCCGCGACCTGTACGAGGGGGCGCTCGACGCGCGTCGGGGCTGA
- a CDS encoding dolichyl-phosphate-mannose--protein mannosyltransferase: MAADPDAPARDTARASEAAAASEGEAASEGAAASEAPVSAAASEPAEAAAASESSAAEPVPRGTRLDAWWARTLSPPRRRALWYWGGPLLVTLLAAVLRFWNLGHPHQVVFDETYYVKDAWTLWQNGYETTWPEGSDEAFADGDVTGFETDGSYVVHPPLGKWMLGLGMAAFGAGDPFWWRASTALAGTIGVLIVTLLARRLTGTTIVAVIAGLLFAVDGNAIVMSRVALLDNWLMLFALLGFWFIVLDRDRSERLLVAKLADAAAAGREPGYGPALWARPWVLAAGAAFGAACAVKWSGVWFLAAFGLYLVVVDALARRRAGVPFWLSGAILKQGPITFLVLVPVALAVYLASWTGWILTDYGYSRHWADDPANQASGVFSWVPLWAQSLWHYHQSAYSFHIGVHGDHPWQSNPLTWLFMIRPTNMYYREVAGCGDVCAESIMGIGNPLIWWAGAVAVFYLVYRLARYREWQVGVVLLGLAAGYAPWLGYLDRTVFQFYSIVFQPYLVLGTAIAIGIILGRADAPTWRRQRGIATVAVFLVGVVLVSIWFYPIWSGMPIDPVVRRLHFWLPSWG, encoded by the coding sequence ATGGCTGCTGACCCCGACGCCCCCGCGCGCGACACGGCCCGGGCATCCGAGGCGGCGGCAGCATCCGAGGGAGAGGCAGCATCCGAGGGGGCGGCAGCATCCGAGGCGCCCGTGTCGGCGGCGGCATCCGAGCCGGCCGAGGCGGCAGCGGCATCCGAGTCCTCTGCGGCCGAACCCGTGCCCCGCGGCACGCGACTCGACGCGTGGTGGGCGCGCACCCTCTCCCCGCCGCGCCGTCGGGCGCTCTGGTACTGGGGCGGCCCGCTCCTCGTGACGCTCCTGGCCGCCGTGCTGCGGTTCTGGAACCTCGGGCATCCGCACCAGGTCGTCTTCGACGAGACGTACTACGTGAAGGACGCGTGGACGCTCTGGCAGAACGGCTACGAGACGACCTGGCCCGAAGGGTCCGACGAGGCCTTCGCCGACGGCGACGTCACGGGGTTCGAGACCGACGGCAGCTACGTCGTGCACCCGCCGCTCGGCAAGTGGATGCTCGGCCTCGGCATGGCGGCGTTCGGCGCCGGCGACCCGTTCTGGTGGCGTGCGTCGACGGCGCTCGCCGGCACCATCGGCGTCCTGATCGTGACGCTGCTCGCGCGGCGCCTCACGGGTACCACGATCGTCGCGGTGATCGCCGGCCTGCTGTTCGCGGTCGACGGCAACGCGATCGTGATGTCGCGGGTCGCGCTGCTCGACAACTGGCTCATGCTGTTCGCCCTGCTCGGGTTCTGGTTCATCGTGCTCGATCGCGACCGGAGCGAGCGCCTGCTCGTCGCGAAGCTCGCCGACGCCGCTGCGGCGGGCCGCGAACCCGGGTACGGCCCCGCCCTGTGGGCGCGGCCCTGGGTGCTCGCAGCGGGAGCCGCGTTCGGCGCCGCGTGCGCGGTGAAGTGGTCCGGCGTCTGGTTCCTCGCCGCCTTCGGCCTCTACCTCGTCGTCGTCGACGCGCTCGCCCGACGACGGGCCGGTGTGCCGTTCTGGCTCAGCGGCGCGATCCTGAAGCAGGGGCCGATCACGTTCCTCGTGCTCGTCCCCGTCGCGCTCGCGGTCTACCTCGCGTCGTGGACCGGGTGGATCCTCACCGACTACGGGTACAGCCGGCACTGGGCCGACGACCCGGCGAACCAGGCATCCGGCGTGTTCTCGTGGGTGCCGCTGTGGGCGCAGAGCCTCTGGCATTACCACCAGTCGGCGTACTCGTTCCACATCGGCGTGCACGGCGACCACCCGTGGCAGTCCAACCCGCTCACGTGGCTGTTCATGATCCGTCCGACGAACATGTACTACCGGGAGGTCGCGGGCTGCGGCGACGTCTGCGCCGAGTCGATCATGGGCATCGGCAACCCGCTGATCTGGTGGGCCGGCGCGGTCGCCGTGTTCTACCTCGTGTACCGGCTCGCCCGCTACCGCGAGTGGCAGGTCGGCGTCGTGCTGCTCGGCCTCGCGGCCGGGTACGCGCCCTGGCTCGGATACCTCGACCGCACGGTGTTCCAGTTCTACTCGATCGTGTTCCAGCCGTACCTGGTGCTCGGCACGGCGATCGCGATCGGCATCATCCTGGGCCGGGCCGACGCCCCGACGTGGCGTCGCCAGCGCGGCATCGCGACCGTCGCCGTGTTCCTCGTCGGCGTGGTGCTGGTGAGCATCTGGTTCTACCCGATCTGGTCCGGGATGCCGATCGATCCGGTCGTTCGACGCCTGCACTTCTGGTTGCCCAGCTGGGGCTGA
- a CDS encoding NAD(P)-dependent alcohol dehydrogenase, which produces MRAVTQHRYGGPEVLGLEAVARPVPKPDEVLIEVHAVDIASGDVRVMRGEPKLMRLFFGLRRPRVPTVGRDVAGVVAAVGADVTRFAVGDRVCGETAQGGWAEYAVLPERFAVPIPDGLPFADAATLPVSGGTAVQGLRLAGIDPMGGPGEARPRLLVIGASGGVGGFAVQLASAAGCEVVGVCSPSKSEHVLALGAQRTLDRGTAWPAAEPAGSYDAVFDLGGGQSLGELARLVRRGGTVVLSAGGGDGLLGPIPRLLGATLRNPFTPARLKPLAAGRDTAILEDLLGRLAAGGIRPMIDRVMPLSEAAHAVETYLAGGVRGKLVLAAR; this is translated from the coding sequence ATGCGGGCCGTCACGCAGCACCGGTACGGGGGCCCCGAGGTGCTCGGGCTGGAGGCCGTCGCGAGGCCTGTGCCGAAGCCCGACGAGGTGCTGATCGAGGTGCACGCCGTCGACATCGCCTCGGGCGACGTGCGCGTCATGCGGGGCGAGCCCAAGCTCATGCGGCTGTTCTTCGGCCTGCGCCGGCCGCGGGTGCCGACCGTCGGGCGCGACGTCGCCGGGGTCGTCGCGGCCGTCGGCGCCGACGTGACCCGCTTCGCGGTCGGCGACCGGGTGTGCGGCGAGACCGCGCAGGGCGGTTGGGCCGAATACGCGGTGCTGCCCGAGCGGTTCGCGGTGCCGATCCCCGACGGGCTGCCGTTCGCGGACGCCGCCACGCTCCCGGTCTCGGGCGGAACGGCCGTGCAGGGGCTTCGGCTCGCGGGCATCGACCCGATGGGCGGCCCGGGCGAGGCGCGTCCGAGGCTCCTCGTGATCGGGGCGTCCGGCGGCGTCGGCGGGTTCGCGGTGCAACTCGCGAGCGCGGCCGGGTGCGAGGTCGTAGGCGTCTGCAGCCCGTCGAAGTCGGAGCACGTGCTCGCGCTCGGTGCGCAGCGCACGCTCGATCGCGGCACCGCGTGGCCCGCCGCGGAGCCTGCCGGCTCCTACGACGCCGTGTTCGACCTCGGCGGAGGGCAGTCGCTCGGCGAGCTCGCACGGCTCGTGCGACGCGGCGGAACGGTCGTGCTCTCGGCCGGCGGCGGCGACGGGCTGCTCGGGCCGATCCCGCGCCTGCTCGGCGCGACGCTTCGGAACCCGTTCACGCCGGCACGACTGAAGCCGCTCGCCGCAGGCAGGGACACCGCGATCCTCGAGGACCTGCTCGGGCGGCTCGCCGCCGGAGGCATCCGCCCGATGATCGACCGGGTGATGCCGCTCTCGGAGGCCGCGCACGCGGTGGAGACGTACCTCGCCGGCGGCGTGCGGGGCAAGCTCGTGCTCGCCGCGCGCTGA
- a CDS encoding helix-turn-helix transcriptional regulator translates to MVKPTRVTNAIRTLRFANGEMTQAELASRIGVTRQTVIAIEQGRYSPSLELAFQIARAFGVTLDAVFQYPDGE, encoded by the coding sequence ATGGTGAAGCCGACCCGCGTGACCAACGCGATCCGCACCCTGCGCTTCGCGAACGGCGAGATGACCCAGGCCGAGCTCGCCTCGCGCATCGGCGTCACGCGCCAGACCGTCATCGCCATCGAGCAGGGCCGGTACTCGCCGTCGCTCGAACTGGCCTTCCAGATCGCGAGGGCGTTCGGGGTGACCCTCGACGCGGTCTTCCAGTACCCCGACGGGGAGTGA
- a CDS encoding multidrug efflux SMR transporter, with protein sequence MSWIILIASGILEAVWATALGKSEGFTKLWPSVIFFGALALSMGGLAWAMRDISTGTAYAVWVGIGAALTVVWAMITGDSDVSWVKLALLVGLVGCVVGLKFVDGGAGH encoded by the coding sequence ATGTCGTGGATCATCCTCATCGCGTCCGGAATCCTGGAGGCCGTCTGGGCCACCGCGCTCGGCAAGTCCGAGGGCTTCACGAAGCTGTGGCCGTCGGTGATCTTCTTCGGCGCGCTCGCGCTCTCGATGGGCGGGCTAGCGTGGGCCATGCGCGACATCTCGACCGGTACGGCGTACGCGGTCTGGGTCGGCATCGGCGCGGCCCTCACCGTGGTCTGGGCCATGATCACGGGCGACTCGGATGTCTCGTGGGTCAAGCTCGCGCTCCTCGTCGGGCTCGTCGGCTGCGTCGTCGGCCTGAAGTTCGTCGACGGCGGCGCCGGCCACTAG
- a CDS encoding antibiotic biosynthesis monooxygenase, whose translation MILEHAILPVVPGREGEFEAAFGQAKAIIASMPGFVDLRLSRSIESPSEYLLLVRWESVEAHEHGFRGSPEYQRWRELLHGFYEPFPVVEHFETVHVA comes from the coding sequence ATGATCCTCGAGCACGCGATCCTGCCCGTCGTCCCCGGTCGCGAGGGCGAGTTCGAAGCCGCCTTCGGCCAGGCGAAGGCGATCATCGCGTCGATGCCCGGCTTCGTCGACCTTCGCCTGTCGCGGTCGATCGAGTCGCCGAGCGAGTACCTGCTGCTGGTGCGCTGGGAGTCGGTCGAGGCGCACGAGCACGGATTCCGCGGCTCGCCCGAGTACCAGCGGTGGCGCGAACTGCTGCACGGCTTCTACGAGCCGTTCCCCGTCGTCGAGCACTTCGAGACCGTGCACGTGGCATGA
- a CDS encoding AMP-binding protein — MSGRDESDPLALAEYTPHVAAVLGDDERWPTLGAAGAERLERLRRHPHAPTWTHATGDRLTAEQVERTRHPLPLDGWLEEHLARARRLLHYRERRDRGGLAELADFPTISRADLVHDIAAFVPLDADYGRMLHGTSSGSTGAALVLPDDVEEVARGFHLLVDLVRAEGVDWRPDGERMAIAHVVHQRQAFTYASVISGFDQRTMARVNLHQGQWPAGATRRAFLLDQDPQVITGDPTSLAELLAPDLRDAVRPLALFSGAMALAAPLRAELEAAFGCPVFDVYGLHETRPIGVRTDDGPFRVLGRRVLVETLDADGAPVADGDVGEIVVTAGENPLLPLVRYRTGDHGRIVRLPDGAVGIADLEGREHTRFLAGDGSLVACVDLTQLLQANGAHGWTVDQDAAGDVRATIAGGDADAAARALEALLGRPVPVRRVPRLGDLGEGKPRRYRSAAAAGHPAAHPNRRSAKHPDRLAR, encoded by the coding sequence GTGAGCGGACGCGACGAATCCGACCCGCTCGCCCTGGCGGAGTACACCCCGCACGTCGCCGCGGTGCTCGGTGACGACGAGCGCTGGCCGACGCTCGGTGCCGCGGGCGCCGAACGGCTCGAGCGGTTGCGGCGGCATCCGCACGCACCGACCTGGACGCACGCGACCGGCGACCGGCTCACGGCCGAGCAGGTCGAGCGCACGCGGCATCCGCTGCCGCTCGACGGCTGGCTGGAGGAGCACCTCGCCCGCGCTCGGCGGCTGCTGCACTATCGTGAGCGCCGCGACCGGGGTGGACTGGCCGAGCTGGCCGACTTCCCGACGATCTCGCGGGCCGACCTCGTGCACGACATCGCCGCGTTCGTGCCGCTCGACGCGGACTACGGGCGGATGCTGCACGGCACGAGCTCGGGCTCGACCGGAGCCGCCCTGGTGCTGCCCGACGACGTCGAGGAGGTCGCCCGCGGGTTCCACCTCCTCGTCGACCTGGTCCGCGCCGAGGGCGTCGACTGGCGGCCCGACGGCGAGCGGATGGCCATCGCCCACGTCGTGCACCAGCGCCAGGCGTTCACGTACGCCTCGGTCATCAGCGGGTTCGACCAGCGCACGATGGCCCGGGTCAACCTCCACCAGGGGCAGTGGCCCGCGGGCGCGACCCGTCGCGCGTTCCTGCTCGACCAGGACCCGCAGGTGATCACCGGCGACCCTACGAGCCTCGCCGAGCTACTGGCGCCCGACCTGCGCGACGCGGTGCGCCCCCTCGCCCTGTTCTCGGGCGCCATGGCCTTGGCCGCGCCGCTGCGCGCCGAACTCGAGGCGGCGTTCGGATGCCCCGTCTTCGACGTGTACGGACTCCACGAGACCAGGCCGATCGGGGTCCGCACGGACGACGGGCCGTTCCGCGTGCTCGGGCGGCGGGTGCTCGTCGAGACCCTCGATGCCGACGGCGCGCCCGTCGCCGACGGCGACGTCGGCGAGATCGTCGTGACCGCGGGGGAGAACCCCCTGCTGCCGCTCGTGCGCTACCGCACCGGCGACCACGGCAGAATCGTGCGGCTGCCCGACGGCGCCGTCGGCATCGCCGACCTCGAGGGGCGCGAGCACACCCGCTTCCTCGCCGGCGACGGGAGCCTGGTCGCCTGCGTCGACCTGACCCAGCTGCTCCAGGCGAACGGCGCGCACGGATGGACCGTCGACCAGGATGCCGCGGGCGACGTCCGCGCGACGATCGCCGGCGGCGACGCCGACGCCGCCGCGCGGGCGCTCGAGGCGCTGCTCGGTCGGCCCGTCCCGGTGCGGCGCGTGCCGCGCCTCGGCGACCTCGGGGAGGGCAAGCCCCGGCGATATCGGAGCGCGGCTGCGGCGGGGCATCCGGCGGCGCACCCGAATCGTCGCTCGGCGAAGCATCCGGATAGGCTCGCCCGATGA
- a CDS encoding phosphohydrolase: MVEPDERLARWTQRVAADADDPVRWEQLAPGPSVAAVASRISSVPRPFLDERVQLPALAADVLGRTGATQLSCLEYAGDAEVRLGAAIGLWVLASDELVGPLEPPLVAANPEAARALAIDALALRVASASDPLDWLADDTRREEAARTLLLWSGRLPAGEDAETARSMLAAIDSLAQNRALNEAYAEHRHRAEVARRLAEARAKEAAARYTRE; the protein is encoded by the coding sequence ATGGTTGAACCCGACGAACGGCTCGCCCGCTGGACGCAGCGGGTCGCCGCAGACGCGGACGACCCGGTGCGGTGGGAGCAGCTCGCGCCAGGTCCATCCGTCGCCGCCGTCGCCTCGAGGATCTCGAGCGTGCCGCGCCCGTTCCTCGACGAGCGGGTGCAGCTGCCCGCGCTCGCCGCCGACGTGCTCGGCCGAACCGGGGCGACGCAGCTCTCGTGCCTCGAATACGCCGGAGATGCGGAGGTACGGCTGGGCGCGGCAATCGGACTGTGGGTGCTCGCGTCCGACGAACTCGTCGGGCCGCTCGAGCCGCCGCTGGTCGCCGCGAACCCGGAGGCCGCGCGTGCGCTCGCGATCGACGCGCTGGCGCTGCGCGTCGCGAGCGCGAGCGACCCGCTCGACTGGCTCGCCGACGACACCCGCCGGGAGGAGGCCGCCCGCACGCTCCTGCTCTGGTCGGGTCGCCTGCCCGCGGGCGAGGATGCGGAGACCGCGCGCTCGATGCTGGCCGCGATCGACTCGCTCGCCCAGAACCGGGCGCTGAACGAGGCGTACGCGGAGCATCGGCACCGCGCGGAGGTCGCGCGCCGCCTCGCCGAGGCCCGCGCCAAGGAGGCGGCCGCGAGGTACACGCGTGAATGA
- a CDS encoding VWA domain-containing protein: MALDAGAGLMDAGGGALDDAARDAWIAAQALWRVEMHDPKLLPGAGDAHGAAAWFEFPPAITVDPAMLEADGIGGELESVFAHELGHHVLSPSTRIDSLKIRHQMGRALVASGGAEDPARQGYLANLWSDLLVNARVAELQRRAAPDEAEPGLARMMRLMFHRSFDAEDRLWWVYRRTYELLWRRPAGTMCPPRPPALPEREAAPTGADQAPVVFTARTRERYAEQERELQEARAAADRIEDELIELAMTRPELDAALVADTVRTFAIDPVSGALRFGMLAAPYLIEVDRLLGRTAGLIAFGMGVCDADDSAPSTEETGRILADRRLHEAPVDPRDAAARAGSSGRAKDGAGGQGYGTADTRGLYSVDDRAGLAERYRLDAARWVRPFTQRRDARPSIELPGPSELWEVGDDLAEIDWPTTMQGSITPIPGVTTRRRSWIEGDPEPVEASIELDLYIDSSGSMPNPVTGSPAVLAGTILALSVLRGGGRVRVTSFSGPRQVAGTEWFVRDPKLVIEGLATFFAGGTSFPLDLYGERYAKLMSLREGERRHVVVLSDEGLDSMFGRWNPGFEHVAAEVRAKLSTGTLLLLDPRRSVEAAAADAGYDVIYLDSMDDAPAACVRLAEVLHG, translated from the coding sequence GTGGCTCTGGACGCCGGAGCCGGGCTGATGGACGCCGGAGGCGGCGCGCTGGACGACGCGGCGCGCGACGCCTGGATCGCGGCGCAGGCGCTGTGGCGCGTCGAGATGCACGACCCGAAGCTGCTGCCCGGCGCCGGTGACGCGCACGGGGCCGCGGCATGGTTCGAGTTCCCGCCGGCGATCACCGTGGACCCCGCGATGCTCGAGGCGGACGGCATCGGCGGCGAGCTCGAGTCGGTGTTCGCACACGAACTCGGCCACCACGTGCTCTCCCCGAGCACCCGTATCGACTCGCTGAAGATCCGGCACCAGATGGGCCGCGCGCTCGTCGCCTCCGGGGGCGCGGAGGACCCGGCCAGGCAGGGCTACCTCGCGAACCTCTGGAGCGACCTGCTCGTGAACGCCCGCGTCGCCGAGCTGCAGCGCCGCGCCGCGCCCGACGAGGCCGAACCCGGCCTCGCGCGCATGATGCGCCTGATGTTCCATCGCTCGTTCGACGCGGAGGACCGCCTCTGGTGGGTCTACCGGCGTACGTACGAACTCCTCTGGCGCCGGCCGGCCGGCACGATGTGCCCGCCCCGGCCGCCGGCGCTTCCCGAGCGCGAGGCCGCGCCGACAGGCGCCGACCAGGCGCCCGTCGTTTTCACGGCCCGGACGCGCGAACGCTATGCCGAGCAGGAGCGCGAGCTGCAGGAGGCGCGGGCCGCCGCCGACCGGATCGAGGACGAGCTGATCGAGCTCGCGATGACCCGCCCCGAGCTCGACGCCGCGCTCGTCGCCGACACCGTGCGGACCTTCGCGATCGACCCGGTGTCGGGCGCGCTCCGCTTCGGCATGCTCGCGGCGCCGTACCTCATCGAGGTCGACCGCCTGCTCGGGCGCACGGCCGGTCTCATCGCGTTCGGCATGGGCGTGTGCGACGCCGACGACTCGGCGCCGAGCACCGAGGAGACGGGCCGGATCCTCGCGGACCGGCGGTTGCATGAGGCACCCGTCGATCCGCGCGACGCGGCGGCTCGTGCGGGCTCGTCAGGGCGTGCGAAGGATGGTGCGGGCGGGCAGGGCTACGGCACGGCCGACACCCGGGGGTTGTACAGCGTCGACGATCGGGCCGGCCTCGCCGAGCGCTACCGCCTCGACGCCGCCCGATGGGTTCGGCCCTTCACCCAGCGGCGCGACGCGCGGCCGTCGATCGAACTCCCCGGCCCGTCCGAGCTGTGGGAGGTCGGCGACGACCTCGCCGAGATCGACTGGCCGACGACGATGCAGGGGTCCATCACGCCGATCCCCGGCGTCACGACCCGTCGGCGGAGCTGGATCGAGGGCGACCCCGAACCGGTCGAGGCCAGCATCGAGCTCGACCTCTACATCGACTCGTCGGGGTCGATGCCGAACCCCGTCACCGGTTCGCCCGCGGTGCTCGCGGGGACGATCCTCGCGCTGTCGGTGCTGCGCGGCGGCGGCCGGGTGCGCGTCACCAGCTTCTCCGGTCCGCGGCAGGTCGCCGGGACGGAGTGGTTCGTCCGCGACCCGAAGCTCGTGATCGAGGGGCTCGCGACGTTCTTCGCCGGCGGCACCTCGTTCCCGCTCGACCTCTACGGCGAGCGGTACGCCAAGCTCATGTCGCTCCGCGAGGGCGAGCGGCGGCACGTGGTCGTGCTCTCCGACGAGGGTCTCGACTCGATGTTCGGCCGGTGGAACCCCGGCTTCGAGCACGTCGCGGCCGAGGTGCGCGCCAAGCTCTCGACCGGCACCCTGCTGCTGCTCGACCCGCGCCGCAGCGTCGAGGCGGCCGCCGCCGACGCCGGCTACGACGTGATCTACCTGGACTCGATGGACGACGCACCGGCCGCGTGCGTCAGGCTCGCGGAGGTGCTGCATGGTTGA